CCGACGCGGAAACCAACTCCGGCACCATGGACAATCTGCTGACCAAATTGCAATCCACGGCAACCCAACTGGCAACGGGATCCTCCTTCTCCACCATCGCCCAGGCCGAATCCGGCTATGACGGCACCACCTCCCTCGCCACCTATATTTCCAACAACAGCGCCGTCATCAATCAGATTGCAGCAGATGCCCTGGGAACCACAACCGCCAGCATGACGATTCCGACCGTGGATACCACCACGGTGTTCCCGGACAAATTCGTGGTAAACACAACGACATCGGACCCGGGCGCGACCCGTTCCGCCGCGACTCTGGGCGCGGATACGTCCAGCTCGTTCACGGTTGACGGCAACGCCGGCTCCACAACCTACATCAAGGTCGGTCTGACCTCGACCTCCCCGACCGGATGGGACACCACTGCACACTCGCAGTTTACCCTGACGACCGCGCCTTCCGTGGGCACGTTGACTCTGCAGGACGGGACTTCCGTCAGTGCAGGTTCCACGTTCAATGCGGCCAATGCAGCCCTCGACGACGGTATTTCGAACGCCATGGTGTTCAAATATGTAGTCGATGCCAGCACTACAGCCCAAACCGTGACCATCAAGGTGACGGCTTCCGGCGTATCCACCGGTGCAACCGTGGCGCGCACCCTGACCATCAACATCGTGGACGCCTCCACCACCGTGGCCGCCTCCTCGCTGACCTGGTCGGGCTCCGCCGTAATCAAGCAGCTGACCGATGCATCCGGAACCGGGACAAGCCTGTCCTCCGGCTCCACCGGCAGCATCGCCACCAACGACTATCAGGCGACCGTCGCCATTCTGGGCAGCAAGACCGCCACCCAGGCCAACGGCAAGTACAAGATGAGCTTCCTGGCCCCGGACGGCTTCAAGTTCGTGGTCGGTAGCACCAACTGGGACAACTATGATCAGGCGACTCTGGTCGACGCGGGCAGCGGTACCTTCACTGCGACCGTGCCGACAACCGTTACCCTGGTCACCACGGCGGCCAAACCGTTCGGTGCGTACAACTTCACAGCGCGGCTGATCGACAAGGACGACGATTCCATTGAACGTACAACCGGCGACGCGGTCTACTTCGTGCGCTCCGGCACCACGGGTTGGCCTGCAAAGATCGACACCGTCCGCTTCAACAACGGCGGCGGCGCGACTTCCAGCGTGTCCCTGGCCGTGAACGGCAGCGACGAGATTGCCTTCGCGTCCCAGGCCGATTTCACCGGTCGCGTGCTGACCTGGTCCGACGTTGCCAATGAGACCACGACCGGCCCCACGTCCCTGTCGGGCACCTGGTACCTGATCGCCGGCCCGATGCCTTCCAGCGGAGATTATGGTTTCGGCAACAGCACGGGCGGCACCATGTATGCCAACTACGATGCGTCGACCAACTCGGTTGCCACGTACTCGCAGCCCACCATTACCGTGGACATGGCCAGCAAGTACTTCACCCCGAACTATGGTACGGGCAAGAGCAACCAGGATACCATCACCCTCAAGTACAGCGATTCCACCAACGGCTTCAGCGTTGAATCCAGCGGTGGTGTGACCCTGACTTCGACGGCTCCGTAACCTCGCAACCAACATCCAACCAGGAGGGGGCACCGCCGGTGCCCCCTCTGTCTTGAAAGGGTTGCCATGGCACGCAAGGAAATCCGATTCTTCTGTCTCGTCCTCGCCCTCGCCCTCTGCTATCAATGCTTCCTGTACTGGCCCTCGACTTCGGCCTACCTTGCCACCCCGGAAGCGCATTGGCAGGGGCAGCCCCTGCTCACCACGCCGGATGGCTATCTCTTCCTTCGCCATGCCCAAGCCTATGTTTCCGGCATATTTTCCCCGGACGATTTTCTACGCCCCTATGCGGCTAGCGCCCAGCTTCCCTTGATCTCGTCCTTGGCCGGGCATTTGTCCCAATGGTCTAACATCCCTTTGGAATCCACGGCCTTCTACCTCCCACCAATACTGGCAGCCCTCATGGTGTTCGTCTGCCTCGGCATGGGCATAATCTTGGGCTCGTGGAGACTCGGCCTGCTGACATTCTGCTTTGCCGCAGCCTCGCCCATGTGGTTCTACCGAACATACCCCGGCAATTTCGACACGGACGGTCTGAATCAGGTGTTGTTCTGGAGTGGCCTTGTGTGGGGCTATCTCATGCTTCGGGGCAGCAAAGCGCAACGCGGCGCATGCCTCGCACTCTGGATTGTCACGAACGTACTTCTCATTGCATGGTGGCCACAGGCCGGATTGCCCTTTGCCCTGCTGAATGCATGCTTCGTCTTCACCGGTCTTGCTCTGGAAAAGGGCTGGCTGCGGCATCGCGCCTTCTGGCTGGCTGCAGCTATCGGTACAGGTCTTGGCGCTACAGCCCTCAGCTTCCCCCATGTCCTTCCAAATCCCATCGACACCGGGCTCATCCACTTCATCCAACACATCAAACTGATCCTCGGCTCAAGCCAGCACACCTTTCTGGCCGCAGGGAAAAGCGTCAGCGAACTCGGCACATTGTCTTTTTTCGATGCAATCAAGGAGACTTCCGGAAGCATGCTTCTTTTTGTCGCGGCAATCGGTGGCGGCATTCATGCATGGCGACATTCCCGGGCAAGTCGATACTACCTCCTCCCCGGACTGTTCTTTTTTCTGGTCTCGTTTGCTGGAGGAAGTCGATTTCTCATGTTCTGCGCTCCGGCAGTCGGGTTGGGTGGGGCTTGGCTTCTGATTCGAACTCTTCCGCAAGCGTACGTGGAAAAGGAAGATGCAAAAATCCTCACGACGATTCTGGGTGGACTGCTTCTGATCCAGATTGCAATTCCCCTTGTCCAATATGAAATCAACAACACAAATGATGCATGGACCGCCGGACTGGCAGAGGCCTACAAGCGAAGGAGCCCGGAAGAGGCGCAAACATGGAACTGGTGGGGGCCGGGATATTTCCTTCAGCATTTTGCCAACAGAAAGACCTTCATCGATGGAGGATCGCAAACCAATGAACGCGCCTTCATCGCTGCGGTCCCGTATGCGGCAAGCAGTCCGGAATTGGCCAGAAACTGGATAAAGTTCTTCACTCGCCACCCGAACGGAATCTCCAATGTCACTCACCTGCTCAAGGACAGAAACCGGGCCGTGGAATTCCTGATCAGTGCACTCCGGCAACCCTACCGGCTGGACGACTTCATCCACGAATTCAACGCACCTCGGAACGTGGACTGGAAATCCTACCTTTTTCCTGAAAGCACAGCCTATCTGGTGGCGCTGAACAGCATGCTCTACCACGGCACATGGCTGCCCATGGGCAAATGGACGCCGAAAAATCCGACCAGCTACGAAACCACCACGTTCGCCTACCAGAGGGCGTTGATCAACAGGGACACGGGCACCATCCAATTGCCGGAAAAAACCGTCCGGTATTCGCGGCTCTACTTCATCACGCCCACAACGTTGAGTCACGACCCGAGCCATCAGCAGGGACCCGCCGCCATACTCATGCAAGGCGTTCCCTTCGTGTTCATGATTCCGCAAAAATATTTCAACGTGCTGGCTTTCCGGCTGCTTTTCATCTCGCCGGACAGCGTCCCCGGATTCACGCCCATCGCCTATCATCCCTATGTGGGGGGAGTATGGCGGGTGGAATAGCTTTTCGCCGTGAAGCAGCCTCCATGTCACCATCCCTTGCAGCGGGCACCTTCTTCCGGATCATTCACAGGAAACGCATGCACATGAAACAGAACAGGAGCCGTTTCTCTTTTCTTTCGAGTTGTAAAAAAAATGATAGTGTGCTTAATATGAATAGGTATTGAACCTTTTGCCGTACTTTTTGTTGAAAAGATCAATGATAACAAAGTTTTGTCATTAAATATACACGTCATCCCGCATGCTTCGCACTCACGCAGTCCGGAGAATGAGGTTGTCTGCATGAAACGGATATGAACCGGTGCAACAGCAAAAAAGAGGCTACAAGACAAGATTATCATTTATCATGATACAGCTCCCATGACATGGTGATCATGCTCCACATAGAAACGTTCAACTCGCGTTCAGCCTCCAAATCATGATTATGTGCAAATGGAATCGACTTCATGCGTAAAGAGACTGTGAAAAAGCCGCCATGGCCTTACAACATCGAATTGACGAACAAGTGTCCATTCTCATGCATCATGTGCCCGCGCGAAAAGTCCATGACAAGACCTGCGGAAGACATGAAATGGGATGTATACACGAAACTCATTGATGAATTCCATTCTCTGCATGACGGTGCGAAACTGATGGGGAAGAAACTGCTGCGCCTGCATGGAATGGGAGAATCACTGGTCCATCCTCTTTTCGATGAAATGATTCGCTACGCGGCAGACAGAGGATTCAAGGTCGCCATATCCTGCAACCCCCTGCTCCTGACCGACACGGTCGCCGACAGACTTCTCGACAGCGGGTTGCACACCCTTTTCTTCTCTCTGGACGGGCATGACGATGCCTCGTTCGCCCGAATCCGTGGCGTGAACAATGCCTATGATCGTTCCGTGCGACGGCTTGAACGCTTTCTGGAAAAACGCGCTTCATCCGGGGCCATCGAACGACTGGAACTGTCCATGATCGATTTTGAAAGGAATCGGGACAGCATCCGATCCATTGAAAGGTATTGGTCGAATCATCCCCTGATAGATCGATTCAGAAAAAAGATTTTCGTCAATTGGGCGGGGCTTGACGATGGGGTGAATGCCCTGATTGACGAGGAGGCGTCCACGAGTGCGACCAGGTTGGCGAACAACAAGGGCGGCTGTGTGGAGCCTTGGGCTCAGCTTTCCATACTTGTGGATGGCGAAGCGGTTCCCTGCTGTTTTGATTACGACGGAAAATATCCCCTGGGAAACATACTTGAAGAAGGCGTGATGGGTGTTTGGAACGGCAAGGCCATGCAGGCATTGCGGCAGGAATTTCTTCAAAGGGAAATAACCAATCCCTTGTGTCGAAAATGTCTTTTTCGCCCCGAGGCGTCATAGGGAGAAAAGGGGGCCGCATTGATACCAGCACAATGACGTTGTCTTCCACCACTGAAAGAATTTTGCCCGTACGCAGGAAGCCTGCACATTCGAGACTGAACAACTGAAACGTCGTCATCCTGAAAGAGAGGCTCATGAAAATGGAATTTGCAGTTGATCTGCCCAACATCATCGGCACGGGAGAAATTGCCGTTACCGGAGCCTCGGGATTTGTCGGCCGCCATCTCTGCAACCGACTGATCGAACTTGGCGTGAAACCCAAGGCGATCGTCCGGCGTGACGATGAAGATCTGCGCAGCTCAGGCGCCGACATCTGCGTTGTCGACTTTCAGGATCCGAAGGATTTGTCGAAAGCGCTGGGCGATGCCAGCCACGTGATCCATTGTGCGGCAAACGCCATGTTCGGCAATGGTCCCCAGTACGAACGGGACAACGTTGAAACAACGCGAACGCTTCTCAAGGCGCTTTCCCGGAAGACACGACACCTTGTCTTCCTCTCCACCATTGGCGCAATCGACCGTTGCGCGACCGACGACTGTTCAGCCCCTCTCCAGGAGGAATCGCCTGCCTGCCCCACCTCCGACTACGGACGGTCAAAGCTCCGCTGCGAATCCATGGTCAAGGAATCCGGCATCCCGTACACGATCATCCGCCCAACCATGGTTGTCGGCAGCGACATGCGCGCCGACAGTCATTTTTCCGTGTTTGCGGGCATGGCTCTACGCAAGTCATTCTTCGCCCGTTTCTGCTGGCCCGGCGCCATGTCGGTCATCCATGTCGACGATCTGGTGGATGCCATCATCCACTCTGCCATTGAAGAAGACACTCTCGGCCAGACCTGCTTCTGTGCCGGGGAGGACATGAAAATAGGCGAGTACCTGAAGCGGGTGAATCCCAAAAGCGCATCCATCGGGCTGCAATGGGCCACGACCGTGTTCGGTCCCCTTGTCAAACGCCTTCCCTTTCAACTCAAGGCCCTGTTCCTTCCGGCCTTGACTGCGTCGGACGACCGACTTCGCGCAACGGGCTGGGCTCCGCAAAAAACCGCCTGGGAAGCCCTTCAGGGCGTGGTTGAACGGGAAAGGCTGCGGAAAGACCCATTTCTCGACCCCGGCGGGCTGACCGTCGTGACCGGCGCGGCCTCCGGCCTCGGCAGAGCCTTTGCCGAGAAACTCGCTCCGCTCAGACAATCGATACTGCTGGTCGACAGAGACCCTGCCGGACTTGCGGAAGTGACTGCGGCCTTTCCCCACTGCCGGACTTGCACGCTGGATCTCACGAACGAAAAGGAACTGGAGCA
Above is a window of Pseudodesulfovibrio tunisiensis DNA encoding:
- a CDS encoding STT3 domain-containing protein; this translates as MARKEIRFFCLVLALALCYQCFLYWPSTSAYLATPEAHWQGQPLLTTPDGYLFLRHAQAYVSGIFSPDDFLRPYAASAQLPLISSLAGHLSQWSNIPLESTAFYLPPILAALMVFVCLGMGIILGSWRLGLLTFCFAAASPMWFYRTYPGNFDTDGLNQVLFWSGLVWGYLMLRGSKAQRGACLALWIVTNVLLIAWWPQAGLPFALLNACFVFTGLALEKGWLRHRAFWLAAAIGTGLGATALSFPHVLPNPIDTGLIHFIQHIKLILGSSQHTFLAAGKSVSELGTLSFFDAIKETSGSMLLFVAAIGGGIHAWRHSRASRYYLLPGLFFFLVSFAGGSRFLMFCAPAVGLGGAWLLIRTLPQAYVEKEDAKILTTILGGLLLIQIAIPLVQYEINNTNDAWTAGLAEAYKRRSPEEAQTWNWWGPGYFLQHFANRKTFIDGGSQTNERAFIAAVPYAASSPELARNWIKFFTRHPNGISNVTHLLKDRNRAVEFLISALRQPYRLDDFIHEFNAPRNVDWKSYLFPESTAYLVALNSMLYHGTWLPMGKWTPKNPTSYETTTFAYQRALINRDTGTIQLPEKTVRYSRLYFITPTTLSHDPSHQQGPAAILMQGVPFVFMIPQKYFNVLAFRLLFISPDSVPGFTPIAYHPYVGGVWRVE
- a CDS encoding radical SAM/SPASM domain-containing protein, with product MRKETVKKPPWPYNIELTNKCPFSCIMCPREKSMTRPAEDMKWDVYTKLIDEFHSLHDGAKLMGKKLLRLHGMGESLVHPLFDEMIRYAADRGFKVAISCNPLLLTDTVADRLLDSGLHTLFFSLDGHDDASFARIRGVNNAYDRSVRRLERFLEKRASSGAIERLELSMIDFERNRDSIRSIERYWSNHPLIDRFRKKIFVNWAGLDDGVNALIDEEASTSATRLANNKGGCVEPWAQLSILVDGEAVPCCFDYDGKYPLGNILEEGVMGVWNGKAMQALRQEFLQREITNPLCRKCLFRPEAS
- a CDS encoding SDR family NAD(P)-dependent oxidoreductase, with translation MKMEFAVDLPNIIGTGEIAVTGASGFVGRHLCNRLIELGVKPKAIVRRDDEDLRSSGADICVVDFQDPKDLSKALGDASHVIHCAANAMFGNGPQYERDNVETTRTLLKALSRKTRHLVFLSTIGAIDRCATDDCSAPLQEESPACPTSDYGRSKLRCESMVKESGIPYTIIRPTMVVGSDMRADSHFSVFAGMALRKSFFARFCWPGAMSVIHVDDLVDAIIHSAIEEDTLGQTCFCAGEDMKIGEYLKRVNPKSASIGLQWATTVFGPLVKRLPFQLKALFLPALTASDDRLRATGWAPQKTAWEALQGVVERERLRKDPFLDPGGLTVVTGAASGLGRAFAEKLAPLRQSILLVDRDPAGLAEVTAAFPHCRTCTLDLTNEKELEHFLDDTLQHDAITELYACAGIGARGTVQQLDLGIQKKIFEINLLSRVAMGKACAKRMTRRHFGRIVFVSSSSAFQPLPYMAAYASSNSALLSLGEAWGAELRRSGVHMLTICPGGMKTNFQKSAGVKELEGEKLMLPEEVVRQTMNALKGQGLTAIVSVRSKAMALLARLLPREISVRLWMRLMGKMR